The Setaria italica strain Yugu1 chromosome IX, Setaria_italica_v2.0, whole genome shotgun sequence genome has a window encoding:
- the LOC101769467 gene encoding uncharacterized protein LOC101769467 has translation MVGKELVVQRNGPVDIREIAAKATLREVRQNGHTYVELRRVGKRVIFFCTICLTECFSDNVLFDHLKGNLHSRRYAEAKVTLFGPMPWPFNDGVLFFNNSREKDPLLLDSSSQSTRELALVPQPEVSGNEIEVTSKLRDGSSSRNGVEGARNCAKGHASGRVAAVSEDHVLSNSGTDGPLVIPGVLIKDVVSDLPVHHLGYGNISYRICEGNKNCKKISKIWCAWVGQEGSHGSQSCNTYEQSGFAIVNFSYTHDLGRKWSSDEQDLSISAGSFFVIDDAGHRGKRMRKSFSDQEASSEESNGQSSSPQGSSQAIVTGSPTGTSHNLQVGLLSSKSVRKELRKQKRIAAEKVCDICGRPMLPGKDVATLLNCNTGNLACSSRNSSGAYHLFHTSCLLHWSILCQYEMLSDQIASKGKSNRGRKAKNAPKKSKITSIFCPECQGTGIHVKGDELEKPSISLSEMFRFKLKAIEAHKAWLKSPEVLENCSTGLHFPSEHLENSEAELDAAVAGARAAAVHFWAGWCEASKQMDEVFAHLAVDFPHAVFLRVEAEEQPEISEAYGVSAVPYFVFCKEGKTVDTLEGANPASLANKVAKIAGPASVAESAVPASLGVAAGPAVLEKVQELAQRNGSSADEGTNSVGLPDSLNKRLEQLVNSHPVFLFMKGTPEQPRCGFSRKVVDILKQEGVDFGSFDILTDNDVREGMKKFSNWPTFPQLYCKGELLGGCDIVIAMHDSGELKDVFEEHNIPLKPQGSKNVETVEPEAPTGKGGAVSEPVGLTDALKARLESLVNSSPVMVFIKGSPEELKCGFSGKLVHILKQENIPFSSFDILADDDVRQGLKVFSNWPSYPQLYIKGELVGGSDIVMEMHKSGELKKVLSEKGVIPKETLEDRLKALISSAPVMLFMKGTPDAPRCGFSSKVVNALKNEGISFGSFDILSDEEVRQGLKAYSNWPTFPQLYYKSELIGGCDIILEMEKSGELKSTLSE, from the exons ATGGTGGGGAAGGAATTGGTGGTCCAGAGGAATGGCCCTGTGGACATCCGTGAGATTGCTGCGAAGGCCACTCTCCGGGAGGTGCGGCAGAATGGGCACACATATGTGGAGCTCCGGCGCGTCGGGAAGCGCGTCATCTTCTTCTGCACCATCTGTCTCACCGAGTGCTTCAGCGACAATGTGCTGTTCGACCACCTCAAGGGGAATCTGCACTCAAGGCGGTACGCCGAGGCCAAGGTCACACTGTTTGGGCCGATGCCATGGCCGTTTAATGACGGAGTGCTGTTCTTCAACAACTCGCGAGAGAAGGATCCGCTCCTGCTGGATTCAAGCTCGCAGAGCACCAGAGAGCTAGCTCTAGTTCCACAGCCTGAGGTTTCAGGGAATGAGATCGAGGTGACTTCAAAGTTGAGAGATGGTTCTAGCTCCCGTAATGGTGTGGAAGGTGCACGCAATTGTGCAAAAGGCCATGCTAGTGGTAGAGTTGCTGCTGTATCTGAAGATCATGTGCTGTCAAACAGTGGAACTGATGGTCCTCTTGTTATCCCTGGTGTATTGATAAAAGATGTTGTTTCAGACTTGCCTGTGCATCATTTGGGGTATGGAAATATTTCATACAGGATCTGTGAAGGTAACAAGAATTGCAAGAAGATAAGCAAGATCTGGTGTGCTTGGGTAGGACAAGAAGGCTCCCATGGCTCTCAGAGTTGTAACACTTATGAGCAATCTGGCTTTGCCATAGTCAACTTCTCTTATACTCATGATTTGGGCAGGAAGTGGTCTTCTGATGAACAGGACCTTTCTATCTCTGCTGGAtctttctttgttattgatgATGCTGGGCATCGTGGAAAGAGAATGAGAAAGTCCTTTTCGGACCAGGAGGCATCTTCAGAAGAGTCGAATGGTCAAAGCAGTTCTCCCCAGGGCAGTAGCCAAGCTATTGTGACTGGTTCCCCAACAGGTACCTCACACAATCTTCAAGTTGGCCTCTTATCCAGCAAATCAGTGAGGAAAGAGTTGAGGAAGCAGAAGCGCATAGCAGCTGAGAAAGTGTGTGATATCTGTGGGAGACCAATGCTTCCTGGAAAGGATGTTGCTACCTTGCTGAACTGCAATACAGGAAACCTAGCTTGCAGCAGTAGAAATTCGAGTGGG GCTTATCATCTGTTTCACACTTCCTGCCTCTTACACTGGAGTATTTTGTGTCAATATGAGATGCTGAGTGACCAAATAGCTAGCAAGGGGAAGAGCAATCGAGGAAGAAAGGCAAAGAATGCACCTAAGAAGAGCAAAATAACATCCATATTTTGCCCAGAGTGTCAAGGTACTGGAATTCATGTCAAGGGGGATGAACTGGAGAAGCCAAGTATTTCTTTATCTGAG ATGTTTCGCTTTAAGCTGAAAGCCATTGAAGCTCACAAAGCATGGCTGAAGAGTCCGGAGGTGCTTGAGAACTGTTCCACTGGGCTTCATTTCCCCTCAGAGCATCTGGAGAACTCTGAG GCGGAGCTGgatgcggcggtggccggcgcgcgggcggccgccGTGCACTTCTGGGCGGGATGGTGCGAGGCGTCGAAGCAGATGGATGAGGTCTTCGCCCACCTCGCCGTCGACTTCCCCCACGCAGTCTTCCTCAGG GTTGAAGCTGAAGAACAACCTGAAATATCAGAGGCATATGGAGTTTCAGCGGTGCCATATTTTGTTTTCTGCAAG GAAGGCAAAACTGTTGATACTCTTGAGGGAGCAAATCCAGCTAGCCTGGCCAATAAGGTTGCAAAAATAGCTGGGCCTGCTAGTGTTGCTGAGTCCGCTGTACCTGCTAGCCTTGGAGTGGCTGCTGGGCCTGCTGTACTTGAAAAGGTCCAAGAATTGGCTCAGCGGAATGGATCTTCTGCTGATGAGGGCACAAACTCTGTTGGCCTGCCAGATTCACTGAATAAGCGATTGGAGCAGCTTGTCAATTCACATCCTGTATTTTTGTTTATGAAGGGAACCCCTGAGCAACCAAGGTGTGGTTTCAGCCGTAAAGTGGTTGACATTTTGAAGCAGGAAGGAGTCGATTTTGGGAGCTTTGATATTCTCACAGACAATGATGTACGTGAAGGAATGAAGAAGTTCTCCAACTGGCCCACTTTCCCTCAGCTGTACTGCAAAGGTGAGCTGCTTGGTGGATGTGATATTGTTATTGCAATGCATGACAGTGGTGAATTGAAGGATGTTTTTGAGGAGCACAATATTCCCCTCAAACCACAGGGAAGCAAAAACGTTGAGACAGTGGAACCTGAGGCTCCAACTGGAAAGGGTGGTGCAGTTTCTGAACCAGTCGGGCTTACTGATGCTCTGAAAGCTCGTTTGGAAAGCCTTGTTAATTCCAGCCCTGTGATGGTATTTATCAAAGGTTCACCTGAGGAGCTAAAGTGTGGGTTCAGTGGGAAGTTGGTTCACATCCTTAAGCAAGAGAACATTCCTTTCTCCAGTTTTGACATCCTTGCAGATGATGATGTTAGACAGGGTCTAAAGGTTTTCTCAAACTGGCCTAGTTACCCTCAGCTGTACATAAAAGGTGAACTGGTTGGTGGTTCCGACATAGTGATGGAGATGCATAAGAGTGGTGAATTGAAGAAGGTTCTGTCTGAGAAAGGGGTTATACCAAAGGAAACTCTTGAGGACAGACTGAAGGCCTTGATTTCCTCAGCCCCAGTGATGCTTTTCATGAAGGGCACCCCAGATGCTCCTCGTTGCGGCTTCAGTTCGAAGGTTGTGAACGCGTTGAAGAATGAAGGGATCAGCTTTGGATCCTTTGACATCTTATCAGATGAGGAAGTTAGACAAGGTCTGAAGGCATACTCCAACTGGCCTACTTTCCCTCAACTGTACTACAAATCAGAGCTGATAGGGGGTTGTGATATCATTCTCGAGATGGAGAAGAGCGGAGAGCTGAAGTCGACCCTGTCGGAGTAG